In the Pirellulales bacterium genome, TCATCCATCAGCTTCTCAAGATCTGCGTTGCTCGGCGCGACCGATTTCACGCCGTCGGACGGAATCTCCAATCCGCTGACCCAGGCGATGCCATTGAGCAGCGTCGTGCGGAAATTGTCGTTCATCAGATTCGCAAACACATGGAAGCCGGTGAAGCCGAACCCGCGACCACCGTCCGGCCGGTCGTAGGCCCAAGCCAGCACCTGCGGCTTGTGGGCCACCACATCGGCCAGCGCATCGGCATTGCCGCCGTGGTCGGTCGCCTTGCCGTTGTAATGCACCGTGTCGACTGGGGGAATCGCCGAGAGCACGGGCGTCACGCCTTTCATATCCGGCTGAAATCGCATGTGGTAATACCATTCGTCGGCAATCTTGAACGGCTTGACGCCCCGGGCCGTCGGATGCTTGCCGATGATGTCGATATTCGCGTTCCAGAATGGATTGACCGACCAGAATGTTTCGAAATAGCCTCCCATCCAATTGAGAAAGTTGCGGCCCTGCTCGCCTTGATTCACTTCGACGCCGTAGTGGATTGCCATGAACCCGGCCCCGCGCTCCACGGCCGCCTTGATCCGCGGATCGCTGGCCGCCTGGCCGGCATGGTTCAACAGCACGATGATCGCATCGGCCTTCGACAGATCGGTCGGCCAATGGTTTTGCG is a window encoding:
- a CDS encoding ThuA domain-containing protein: MPSKLIAAGLMLFAFAAAETTHAAEKDIFNYKAQHDAPAGTKRIVFIAATGSHGARGNHEFLAGSIYFARTINADYPNAYAVVYPQNHWPTDLSKADAIIVLLNHAGQAASDPRIKAAVERGAGFMAIHYGVEVNQGEQGRNFLNWMGGYFETFWSVNPFWNANIDIIGKHPTARGVKPFKIADEWYYHMRFQPDMKGVTPVLSAIPPVDTVHYNGKATDHGGNADALADVVAHKPQVLAWAYDRPDGGRGFGFTGFHVFANLMNDNFRTTLLNGIAWVSGLEIPSDGVKSVAPSNADLEKLMDEARK